ATTCAAGACGCTGAAAGTACGAACAGCGTCGTTCAGCACGCACCCATTATTTACATATTTGTATAGGGATAACAACATTTATGTGACACAACAAAAAGCTATTAGCCTCCCGTAGTACTCATACCAAGACAGGGAAACACATGCCAATGCACTCGATTGTTCTCACAAAAGGGGTTCCCGATTTCCGCGAGGGGCAGGTCTCGTTCGACGAGGACGGACACCTCGAACGGGGAAAGACCCCGACCGTTATGAACCCGAACGACAAGCACGCGCTCCGTGCAGCGCTTCAAACGAAGGTACGACACGGTGGGCGAGTCAGCGTGATGAGTATGGGACCACCAGGATACGGCGACGTGCTCGCAGAGGCGATGGACTCTGTGTACGCCGATGATCTCTACTTGCTTTCAGACCGCGAGCTAGCAGCCTCGGATACGTGGGCAACGGCGATCACGCTCAGCACGGGACTCGAAAAGCTCGGTGTTCCTGATCTCGTTTTGGCTGGCTTCAAAACCGCCGACGGTGAGACGGGTCACACCGGTCCACAGGCCTGCTGGGCGCTCGACATGCCCATGATCACCCACGTCATCGCACTCGACGTGGACGAAGAGGAGCGAGTAGTGCGGGCAAAGAGGCTCGTTGAAGGCGGCGTCGATGAGATCGAAACCGTCGAGGCACCGTTGCCCGCGTTCATCGTTGCCGATCCCGAGTTTGATCCGTCCTACCGGACTGCGGGCGAGCAATTGACGCTGAAAGATCTCCGAGCAAAAACGAAAGACCGAGCCGAACACTACGAGCACCATCTGACGACGTGGGATCACAGCGACCTGAATCTCGATCCGGATTACATCGGTCTCGATGGGTCGCCCACAATCGTTTCGTCAGTGGATCCGATTCCAAAGCCCCCCGCAGAGCGCGAGGCAACGATGGTCGATCCAACCGACGAGAGTGAGATGGGTAACGTGTTCGATACAATACAGCCGTTCGCGGCAGGGGGTGATTGATCGTGGCGGATCTCGACCCGAGCGAGTACACCATCTCCGAACTCGGCCCGGAACTGAAAGACATCGAGGATGTCGATGCACTTCAGACGATCCTCGAAGCCGAGAAAGACGGCAAAGACAGACAGGGCGCAAAGACGCTCATCGAGAGTCGAATCGAGAAGTTCACCGAGGACGAAGACGAGGTCGATGTCGACGAGCTCGATCCGTCGGAGCTGTCCACAGCTGAGCTAGGGAACGCACTGCAAGACATCGATGATGCTGAGGAACTCGAAGTACTCCTCGAAGCCGAGAAAAAGGGTAACGACCGCGATAGCGCAAAGCGGCTCATCGAGAGTCGGATCGATTCGGTTTCTGGTAGTGGTGAAGAAGAAGAAGTAAAAGAGGAAGAAGAACGACTCTCTCCCGAGGAGAAACACCCGGATCTCGACCACCCGACAGCGGATAAACGACACATTCGTGCGCTCGATGACGGAGCGTACCGCGACATGTGGGTCTACTGTGAGACGCAAGCAGGAGGGCTCATCGACGTCTCCAAAGAGATGGTGGGGAAATCCCGCCAGCTGATGGATGCGTACAACGAGGAGTATGACACGGACGAGCGCGTCGTTGCAGTACTCATCGGCGACGATGTCTCGGAGCTCTCAGAGGAGCTCATCGGCTACGGCGCTGACGTTGTCGTCCAGTACGAGGACGAACGGCTCTCGCGCTTCCGGCACAAACCGTACACGGAGATATTCGTGGATATGGCGCGGGCGGACGCCGATTGGCGCGAATATGACGAACCGCGCTACACCATCTTTCCAGCGACGAACAATGGCCGCGATCTTTCGGCGCAGGTACAAGCTGAACTCGATAGTGGATTAGCGAGCGACTGCTCTGGGCTCTACATCGAAGAGAGCGTCATCAGCAATCCAGTCAAAACTGGTCGTCCAGGCGAGAAGAAGACATTCGAGCGCGTCCTACACATGAAGCGCCCGGATTTCAGCGGCTTCGAATACTCGACCATTTTGTGTCTCGACAATCCGAATCGGGAGTTTCATCCACAGGGTGCGTCGGTCATCCCTGGTAGTTTCGACATTCCTGAGGTAAATTCCGAAAGAGACGGACAAATTATAACGCACGAAGTCGATCTCGATTCGGACTGGATGCGCGTGGATGTAATTGAGCACGATCGGCTCGATAGCGGTGTCGACCTCACAGACCACGACGTTATCGTCGCGCTCGGACGAGGAATCGGCGACGACCCGACCCTTGGGATGGAGCTCGGCGTAGAGCTTGCCAACACGTTCGAAGACGCCGCTGTCGGTGTCTCTCGTGGCATCGTCACCGGCTCGTACGACTTCGCAGGACATGTCGAGGACTACACAAGCGAAGAGCGCCAGATCGGTGAGACTGGGCAGGTCGTTGCGCCGGAGCTGTACATCGCTATTGGAATCAGCGGTGCCGTACAGCACAAGGTCGGAATGGACGAATCGGAGACGATCGTCACCATCAACACCGACCCTGATGCCCGTATTCGGGATTTCAGCGACTACTTCATCGAAGGCGATCTGTTCGAGGTTGTTCCACAGCTGACAGGAGCCCTGAAATCCGGTGAGCTGGACCTGAAAGCGGCTGCAGATGGTGGATCATCCGCGGACGCTGATGCGAACGAGCGGGCAGATCAAACGCCAGACGAAATGAAAGGTGAATCCGATGATTGATGATTACGAACACTACGAAGCTGTCGTTGTTGGTGCCGGCCCGGGCGGCGCAGCAGCGGCGGCGAAATTAGCAGATGAGGGTATCGAAACGCTCGTCCTCGAACGGGGGGTCGATGCGGGATCGAAGAATGTCTCTGGTGGACTCATTTACGCCGAAGAGTCTGCTCCCTACACAATCGACGATCTCTTTCCAGATTTCAGAGAGGAGGCCACAGAGCGACCGATTACTGAGTATTACCTCCAGAACATCGCTGGTGAGAAAGTCAAGGAGTTCGATCTCACGTCGTTACACGAACACGACACAGAGTGGTCTGACGCCGTTCTGCGACGTCCCATGGACTCGTGGCTCGCAGAGCGCGTTCACGAGCGGACGCGCGAAACTGGTGGCGGGTTGTTGACCGGAATCAGCGTCAACGGGCTCCTTCGGAACGAGGGCCAGATCATCGGCGTCACGTGCGACGAGATCGACCCCATCCGAGCGGACATCATCGTGGCTGCTGATGGAGTGAACAGTGAACTCGCACGGGACTCTGGTCTCATGGACTGGGAGAAACCAGACGAATGGTTCCAGGGTGTCAAAGCAGTCGTCGACATGCCCGATGGGAGCATCGAAGAGCGCTTTGGCATTGGGCCAAACGAGGGTATTGCCCACCTCTTCTCTGGCAATCTGTTCGATGACGTTCGCGGTGGTGGATTCCTGTACACCAACACGGACACGCTGTCGATCGGAGCCGTCTTCCACCTCGACAGCCTCGTTGCCGAGCAAGCAGAGCCACACGAACTACTCAATGGGTTGCTCACCCACCCACTACTCGGACAGTGGATCGACGATGAGTGTGACGAAATCGAGTACTCGGCGAAGCTCGTTCCCGATTCGAAGAAGGTGGCTCACACTTCCCCCCACCGCGACCGACTTGTCCTCGTCGGCGACGCTGGAGGACAGATGCAGGCACAGGGTCCGATCATCAAAGGGATGAATCACGCAGTGACGGCCGGGGCACTGGCTGCCGAGTCGTTCGCAGAGGCAAAAAGACGAAACAACACCGATTCGGCTGGCAGACGCTACGAGCGGAAGCTTCAGGACAGCGGCGTGATGGGGAAACTCCGACCCAAGCGCTACGAGATGATGCGACCGATCGGCGAACGAGAAGACATGACGAGCGTGGTCGACCGACTCCTCACGTCGCCCATCGGTCGCATCGGTGTTCGAGCAATGGACACAGCCGGTCTATTACAACGGCTGTACAGCTCACCGTTCATGTCGATGGCGGCTCCAGACACCAAAACACCGTACGTCACGCTCCCGACGATGATCGCAGAGGAGCTCGGAACGCGGGTTCAAGAACGGAACACGATTGTACCACCGAGCCTCGAAGAACGCATCGGCGACCTAACCTACGACACCGACGTTGGAAATCCACACATCAAGCTGCTCGATAACTCGGCCGAGGCAAGTGGTGCCGCTGTTTCCGCCTGTCCCGTCAGCGCCACAGACTTCGGTGGTGGCTGCTACCGTGAGGAGACAATCCAAACGAATGGCGGACAGAAACAAGTCGTCAGCTTGGATACACAGCCGTGTGTCGAATGTGGTACCTGTGCTATCGTCGCAGAGACTGAATGGGAACACCCCCGAGGTGGGAAGGGCGTCGAGTTCAAACACGGCTGACGGCGATGGAGTCCTCCAACTCGGATTCGGATTCGAACTCTGCGTACTACGATCGGATCGTTGCGCTGGCTGACGAGGCTCGGTGCGATCGGGAGGCGTTCGAGCCGCCAGCGACGCCTGACGAAGAGCGAGCGATGGAGTATCTCCAGACTGGTGTTGGTCCAACTGTTGGGCTCTATATCGAAGCACGTACTGCAGATGAACCGGTCCGATTCTCTCCCGACGAGATGGCGCTCCTCGAACGCGCGATGAACGATTGGTTGGCTCTCTACGCTCGGTGTTACGATGTCGCGCTCGATCCCGAGTTCACCGTCCGTGAGGCTGCAGAACTACTCATAGACACTCACAACATCACGGATACAGCGCAGTTGCTGACGAAGGTACCCATGTGTTCAGACGAAATCAGCACGAATGATTAAGTAGTGAGGTGTGATATTATTAATCATGCAGTTCTCGGACGAACTCGAGTTCACTCACCGTGATCGGAAAGACGTATACGAGTACGTCGAGCGATACGGGAGCGTCGGGTACGAAAAAGCGCGTGCGGGACTCGACATGGAACCGGCTGCGTTTGGCCATCACGTAGCGATTTTGAAACGAGACGGGATCATCGAACAGCACGACGATACGCTCACGATTTCCTTCGAGAGCGGAGGGAAAGAGCAGTTCTCGGAGGATGGTGTCGAATTCGTGATTCGACAAGCCCGTGAGGACGATCTCACTGGACTCGTGGGGGCTATCCGCGAGGCAATCACCGATAAGACGTACATTGTCGCCGAAAACATCGCCGACATCATCGACCACGAGAACGTGTTGCTCCGGCACAACGATCTCGAATCTCGAGTGTTTTTCGTCGCCACCGTCAACGGTGATGTTGTTGGATGGGTGCACCTCACGTCACCCGAAATCGAAAAGTTGGGCCACACTGCCGAACTCACTGTTGGCGTTATTGAGGCGTACCGCGGCCACGGAATCGGGAGCCACCTCCTCCAGCGCGGACTGGAGTGGGCGAACGAAAACGGCTACGAAAAAGTGTGCAACAGCGTTCCGTCGACGAACGAGGACGCCATTGCGTTCCTCGACCGTCATGGCTGGGAAACCGAGGCGGTGCGCGAGAAGCATTACAAGATCGATAACGAATATCTCGACGAGGTGATGATGGCCGTTAATCTGTAACGAGCACAAGTGATTGGTGCTATCAGCGCCAGTCCTCCTCGGCCCCTTCGAGTGGTTCAGCGACGACGCCGTCTTGTTGTGCAAGCGCGCGGGCGTGGGCTGTGCAAACGTCCTTGTTCTTCGTCCACGGGATGTGAAGACGAACGGCTGCACCGTTCTCACAATCGTTCTCTTCGCACTGCATGGGTTCTGTTGTTCGTCGAGCCTAACAGACGTTCTGCACTCTCGCTCGTGCGATCCGGCGTCACTTTCGAGGAATGACACATTCCTGATCGTGCTCTCTTTGTAGCCCACCGAAATCTTGTTCGTGTCCAACGACCGCCATTATCTGTCGCAACTATTTTATCAAACGCCATCTATGAAGCTGACATGTCTGGATGGTCCCCTCCATCACTCTCTCGTGAGTGGCGCATCGGAATCGCTCTTTTCTACGTGTTCTTGTTCGTTTATTTTTTCGTCTTCCTTCAGCAGCTCCTCCTTGGCATTTTGATCGGCGCTCTGATCGGTTTGTGCTACATTTTGTGGCGATTCCTCATCGCAACCGAAGCAATTGCCGATGCCCTCCATCGCATTGCTCATCAGCGAGAACAAAGCTGAGACAGCGTCGGTGCCACCCTAGACGAAGACAGCAATCACGAACATCACGAGCATGCAGACCGTGAGCAGCACCTGTGCCACAGTCGAAGCGATGACACCGACCGTTGCGTACAGCGCTGCTTTTCCACCTGTCTTGGCGTCGCGGTGACGGTAGTATTCGGCGAGGAAGACGGTGCCTCCAATGCCGATAAGCAGGCCAATTGGTCCCGTAACGAACAGCAATACGAATCCAACGACCACCGCCAGACCGGTTGTGAAAAGCGAGGCACCGCCAGCGCGGGCGGTGATCGCGCCACCGAAGTAATCCGCGATGAACGCAGTGAGGCCGATAGTGGTGAGTACGAAGACCCAGAGCATGCCGGGATCAGTGAATCCGGTCGACCACCAATACAGGTAGACTCCAGTCAGCGACAGCAACGCCCCCGGAAGCAGCGGGAGGACGCTCCCGGCAATACCGCCGACGAGCATTGCAAGCGCGAGCAGCGTCAGTAGCTCACTCATCGTACCACCGCCGTTCGTCGGCCGCCGCTTGAGTACCGTACAGATCGACCAACGGTTGGAGCGCACGTCCCAGTGCCCGCCGGCACGCACTCGATGACATCTCCATCGCCTCTGCGACCTCGTCCCACGAGTGTGCCTGCAACACCCGGCGGACGAGGAGTCGTTCTTCGCGGGCAGAGAGCACATCGGCTGTGGGATCACTCAGCGTTGTGAGCACCAGTCGTCGGAACGGGCCGGGGTGCATATCGAACTGGCCGGGACCGAACGCAGCACTCACGATGAGTTGCCACTCCCTATCGGTCAGTTCGAGCACAGCGGGCCCGTCGGTTGCTGCCAGCGCAGCTCGAACGATGTCGGGATCGAGGTCTGTGAGTGTATCCGAGAGCATTCCGCCGATCCGCTCTCGGAACCACCGTGTGTGGCGTTCGAACAGCGCTGACTCACCCACCGGTCGGAGCATCGCCGCACTGTGTTCACCGCTCGTCTCGTTTCTCGTTGTCGAGAGATGCACCGTCCGATAGCCGTTCTCACGCCAGAATCGGAGGAGTTCGGGAGTCGTTCCGTAGGCGACGCCGAACCAGTCGATCTGCTCGAATTCGGCGTGAATCTCGTCTAACAAGCGTGATCCGAGCCCGCGCGAGCGCACTGCTGGATGGGTAGCGATGCGCATTACTCTCATTCCTGTTGTGGCTGTTGCGTCGGGGTCGCGCAGCTGTCCCGTGAGCAGGTCTGGGAGCATATTTCCGCGAATGCGGTCTCCAGCGTACGCCGCTGTTCGCGTCTCGCGTGACAGCCCACCCTCACGGGCGAGGAGTGCGACCGAGACGATGCGTCCCCCGTGTGTCAGCGCTCGAATCGAGAGATTCGGAGCATCAAGAAGTCGGACGAGGTCATCCGGCTCAGTTCGATAATGTGCGAGCACGAGCAGCCCGAACAGCTCCCTGAGCCGATGCTCGTCGTTGATGAGAGCCTCGGCTGTCGGTCGCTCGTACTCGATGGTTTCGGATCGTGCGTCGGTCACCAGCTCTTTGACGGCTGGCCGGGCGTCGAGCAACAGCGTCCGAAACGCCCAGCGCTCGATCGGATCTGTTGTGGCGTATCGAATGGGTCTTCGGAGTGTACACTCGGTCACATCGAGGTCGCTTTCTGCCAGTCGGTCACGAAAGCGCACCGAAAACCCTCGCCCAGCACCTTCATAGCCGTGGATGGTGGTCGCGAACACGACAGGTGTGGGCGTGAGAAACTGTTCGAGAAGTGCGACCGAAAGCGCAGCAGCCTCATCGACGATGACCGCATCCGGCTTCTCAGACTCTTCTCTCAGTGCGTCGGTTGCGCTGGCCGGTGGTTTGAAATACACTCGTCCACCAGCATTTGAGCGAACGACGGTTTCCTCAGTTGCTGACAGCGCGTCGAGTTGCTCTAACAACTCCCGAGCGCGGGTAAACACCGCTCGTGTGCCGACGAACGTTGGCGCGGTCACGAGAACGTCGCGGCCATCAACAGCGAGTGCGCCCGCAGCAAGACCAGCGGCACTCGACTTCCCTCGTCCCCGGTCAGCTTCGATAACGGTGGCACGAGCCGGCTCACGAAGCCGTTCGAGCGTCCGAACGGCCCGCAGCTGGTCGGCGGTCAAACAGGACTGGTAGGCGGCGCTTGGAAACGATCGATTCGATTCGGACGGTGGTGTCGGGTGGAATGTCCCGTCTGCTGGTTCCGGGTCGGTTAGTCCGTCTCGTTCGATGCGCTGGGTATCCACGTCGACGATGGCAATTCCCTCGTGAGCACGGAGGAGGGCGATCAACCGACGTCGGAAGTTTCTCGTTACGTCAGTATCCTCACTGGGCGGGACAGCGAGGGTTTCGTCGAATTGATCGTGTTGGTCGGGCCACGCATCGAGTGGCGGTGCAAGCAGGATCAACAGCCCGCCTCCATCGACCGCACCAACCACACGACCAATGGTGTTCGGACGACACTCCTCGTGAGCATCGAAAACGATGCATTCACGAGTCGTTCCGAGTAATGCGTCCGATTTCTTGGGTCGGTAGTGCTCACACTCCTTGAGAGTACGGTGCCCAACGAGAACAGCATCGGCTGCGAGCGTATCGAGAACAGTCGAAACAGCGTCGAGACAAGTCTCATGCGTGCCTGTGAGAACGAGGAGTCGCCGCTCGTTCGCGCGGCGAGCCTCATCGCGGAGCGACTGCACGAGATCCACGAGCATACGCCGAGAACGATCCACAAAAGCAAGCCTTCTCCGGTCTTCGATAGCGTAGTCTTCGCATCGGTACTGGCAAATAACGGACGGTGTACGAGCTGTGTGGTGGTCACACACGGTCGCATGCGTTCGGAAGCGCTTTTATGGACGGCTACAGTAAACCGGGATACAGCCCGTGTGGGGTTGATGATACTCCCAGCCAAGGACAACTCGCCGACGCAGGTCGGCAGTGGACGCTGGAGAACAATACACGAACCGGCTATCGGTGTGTTCTCGTTCGTCCACGAGGCGGGGGAGTGCGAGCCCACGCGCGGGGAGAATATCAACAATGTCAGTCTACGTAGATTTCGACGTTCCGGCAGATCTTGCAGAAGACGCCATCGAGGCGCTTCAGGTCGCCCGGGACACAGGTTCGGTAAAGAAAGGAACGAACGAAACGACGAAAGCAGTCGAGCGCGGCAACGCTGAGTTGGTGTACATCGCAGAAGATGTCCAACCCGAGGAAGTTGTCATGCATATCCCCGAACTGTGCGATGAGAAGGATATCTCGTACGTCTTCGTCGAAACACAGGACGACATCGGCCACGCAGCTGGTCTCGAAGTTGGTAGCGCAGCTGCTGCCCTCATCGACGCAGGCGAGGCCGAGGGTGATGTCGACGACATCACCGCCAAACTCGGAGAACTCAGGTAAATGAGCGCGGAAAATCAGGAGGGTGCGACGGCAGCCGAGGTCGTCGAAGTTGTCGGAAAAACCGGCATGCACGGCGAGGCAATGCAGGTCAAATGTCGCATCCGATCCGGCGAAAACCAAGGTCGAATCATCACACGAAACGTCCTCGGTCCGGTCCGCGAAGGAGACATCCTACAGCTCCGTGAGACCGCCCGCGAAGCAGACGCTATCGGAGGCCAGTAACGAATGCCGACGACACGAATTTGCGATTTCAGCGGCGACGAAATCGAACCCGGAACGGGCATCATGTACGTCCGAAACGACGGCACCGTCCTGCATTTCAAAGATTCGAAATGCGAGAAAAACTACTTCCTCGGTCGAGAGGCCCGAAGCCTCGAATGGACCGAGTCCGGTCGACGCGAAGGTGGCGACAACACGCAAGCCGAGTCGGAGTCGGAGACGGAATCGGACACTGAGAGCTCCGATGTGGTCCCCGATCTCGAACGGGCTGAGACAGCTGACACTGGCGTTGAAGGCGAGCCCGGCGCCGCCGACCAGCCAGATGAGGACGACGTCGAGACGAGTGAGGAGTCTGAAGACGACGAGAACGAGGATGACGAGTAATGGCTCGTGAGCGCACCTTCGTGATGGCCAAGCCCGACGCTGTTCAGCGCGGACTCATTGGTGAGATCGTCTCTCGGATCGAAGAACGTGGACTGAAGCTCGTTGGTGGGAAGTTCATGCAGATCGATGACGAACTCGCCCGCGACCACTACGGCGAACACGTCGATAAGCCCTTTTTCGACGACTTGACGACGTTCATCACGTCGGGTCCCGTCTTTGCGATGGTCTGGGAGGGACAAGACGCAACGCGACAGGTCCGCCAGATGATGGGCGAGACCGACCCTGCCGACGCCGCACCCGGCACGATCCGTGGTGATTACGCGCTGGACCTCGGGAGAAACGTGATTCACGGCTCCGATCACGAAGACCCCGGCGCAAACGAGCGCGAAATCGATCTGTTCTTCGATGAGGAAGAACTCCTCGACTACGAACGGATCGATGGCGAGTGGCTCTACGAGTGACCCGTCGATCTCTTCGGTGAGGAGTTCTTAGCGGGAGTTGACATTCATAGCTCGAAGCGTCGTTTACATCGATGTAAACAACCGAGAAAAGCTGTTCTAAGCGCTATCGTTGATCCGTCTGTTTGTGAACAGCGGCGCATCATGGTCGACCCGAACGAAATGACCAGCGGGATTGACGTCTCCGTCGCACTCCATGCTCAGCAGTTTGATGACCCACGCTTCGTGTTCAATTACGTCTTGGTGGATGTGCTGTGCTCTGTCGTGGATACGCCGGCACAGAAATGAGCATGTGACCGAAACGAACTTCGGCCGATTTAGTCACTCGTGATAATCGTCAATCAGGCGAGCCATTCTTCGGGTTTGGTGTCGTAATCGACATCCGTTGCGGCGAGGTGTTCGACTTCGTTCCACGGAAGCTCGGTCGCAGTGAGATCTTCG
The nucleotide sequence above comes from Halocatena marina. Encoded proteins:
- a CDS encoding 30S ribosomal protein S28e, which encodes MSAENQEGATAAEVVEVVGKTGMHGEAMQVKCRIRSGENQGRIITRNVLGPVREGDILQLRETAREADAIGGQ
- a CDS encoding electron transfer flavoprotein subunit beta/FixA family protein gives rise to the protein MHSIVLTKGVPDFREGQVSFDEDGHLERGKTPTVMNPNDKHALRAALQTKVRHGGRVSVMSMGPPGYGDVLAEAMDSVYADDLYLLSDRELAASDTWATAITLSTGLEKLGVPDLVLAGFKTADGETGHTGPQACWALDMPMITHVIALDVDEEERVVRAKRLVEGGVDEIETVEAPLPAFIVADPEFDPSYRTAGEQLTLKDLRAKTKDRAEHYEHHLTTWDHSDLNLDPDYIGLDGSPTIVSSVDPIPKPPAEREATMVDPTDESEMGNVFDTIQPFAAGGD
- a CDS encoding FAD-binding protein; the encoded protein is MDDYEHYEAVVVGAGPGGAAAAAKLADEGIETLVLERGVDAGSKNVSGGLIYAEESAPYTIDDLFPDFREEATERPITEYYLQNIAGEKVKEFDLTSLHEHDTEWSDAVLRRPMDSWLAERVHERTRETGGGLLTGISVNGLLRNEGQIIGVTCDEIDPIRADIIVAADGVNSELARDSGLMDWEKPDEWFQGVKAVVDMPDGSIEERFGIGPNEGIAHLFSGNLFDDVRGGGFLYTNTDTLSIGAVFHLDSLVAEQAEPHELLNGLLTHPLLGQWIDDECDEIEYSAKLVPDSKKVAHTSPHRDRLVLVGDAGGQMQAQGPIIKGMNHAVTAGALAAESFAEAKRRNNTDSAGRRYERKLQDSGVMGKLRPKRYEMMRPIGEREDMTSVVDRLLTSPIGRIGVRAMDTAGLLQRLYSSPFMSMAAPDTKTPYVTLPTMIAEELGTRVQERNTIVPPSLEERIGDLTYDTDVGNPHIKLLDNSAEASGAAVSACPVSATDFGGGCYREETIQTNGGQKQVVSLDTQPCVECGTCAIVAETEWEHPRGGKGVEFKHG
- a CDS encoding electron transfer flavoprotein subunit alpha/FixB family protein; the protein is MADLDPSEYTISELGPELKDIEDVDALQTILEAEKDGKDRQGAKTLIESRIEKFTEDEDEVDVDELDPSELSTAELGNALQDIDDAEELEVLLEAEKKGNDRDSAKRLIESRIDSVSGSGEEEEVKEEEERLSPEEKHPDLDHPTADKRHIRALDDGAYRDMWVYCETQAGGLIDVSKEMVGKSRQLMDAYNEEYDTDERVVAVLIGDDVSELSEELIGYGADVVVQYEDERLSRFRHKPYTEIFVDMARADADWREYDEPRYTIFPATNNGRDLSAQVQAELDSGLASDCSGLYIEESVISNPVKTGRPGEKKTFERVLHMKRPDFSGFEYSTILCLDNPNREFHPQGASVIPGSFDIPEVNSERDGQIITHEVDLDSDWMRVDVIEHDRLDSGVDLTDHDVIVALGRGIGDDPTLGMELGVELANTFEDAAVGVSRGIVTGSYDFAGHVEDYTSEERQIGETGQVVAPELYIAIGISGAVQHKVGMDESETIVTINTDPDARIRDFSDYFIEGDLFEVVPQLTGALKSGELDLKAAADGGSSADADANERADQTPDEMKGESDD
- the ndk gene encoding nucleoside-diphosphate kinase; this translates as MARERTFVMAKPDAVQRGLIGEIVSRIEERGLKLVGGKFMQIDDELARDHYGEHVDKPFFDDLTTFITSGPVFAMVWEGQDATRQVRQMMGETDPADAAPGTIRGDYALDLGRNVIHGSDHEDPGANEREIDLFFDEEELLDYERIDGEWLYE
- a CDS encoding 50S ribosomal protein L24e yields the protein MPTTRICDFSGDEIEPGTGIMYVRNDGTVLHFKDSKCEKNYFLGREARSLEWTESGRREGGDNTQAESESETESDTESSDVVPDLERAETADTGVEGEPGAADQPDEDDVETSEESEDDENEDDE
- a CDS encoding DUF456 domain-containing protein, producing the protein MSELLTLLALAMLVGGIAGSVLPLLPGALLSLTGVYLYWWSTGFTDPGMLWVFVLTTIGLTAFIADYFGGAITARAGGASLFTTGLAVVVGFVLLFVTGPIGLLIGIGGTVFLAEYYRHRDAKTGGKAALYATVGVIASTVAQVLLTVCMLVMFVIAVFV
- the rpl7ae gene encoding 50S ribosomal protein L7Ae; amino-acid sequence: MSVYVDFDVPADLAEDAIEALQVARDTGSVKKGTNETTKAVERGNAELVYIAEDVQPEEVVMHIPELCDEKDISYVFVETQDDIGHAAGLEVGSAAAALIDAGEAEGDVDDITAKLGELR
- the tmcA gene encoding tRNA(Met) cytidine acetyltransferase TmcA — translated: MLVDLVQSLRDEARRANERRLLVLTGTHETCLDAVSTVLDTLAADAVLVGHRTLKECEHYRPKKSDALLGTTRECIVFDAHEECRPNTIGRVVGAVDGGGLLILLAPPLDAWPDQHDQFDETLAVPPSEDTDVTRNFRRRLIALLRAHEGIAIVDVDTQRIERDGLTDPEPADGTFHPTPPSESNRSFPSAAYQSCLTADQLRAVRTLERLREPARATVIEADRGRGKSSAAGLAAGALAVDGRDVLVTAPTFVGTRAVFTRARELLEQLDALSATEETVVRSNAGGRVYFKPPASATDALREESEKPDAVIVDEAAALSVALLEQFLTPTPVVFATTIHGYEGAGRGFSVRFRDRLAESDLDVTECTLRRPIRYATTDPIERWAFRTLLLDARPAVKELVTDARSETIEYERPTAEALINDEHRLRELFGLLVLAHYRTEPDDLVRLLDAPNLSIRALTHGGRIVSVALLAREGGLSRETRTAAYAGDRIRGNMLPDLLTGQLRDPDATATTGMRVMRIATHPAVRSRGLGSRLLDEIHAEFEQIDWFGVAYGTTPELLRFWRENGYRTVHLSTTRNETSGEHSAAMLRPVGESALFERHTRWFRERIGGMLSDTLTDLDPDIVRAALAATDGPAVLELTDREWQLIVSAAFGPGQFDMHPGPFRRLVLTTLSDPTADVLSAREERLLVRRVLQAHSWDEVAEAMEMSSSACRRALGRALQPLVDLYGTQAAADERRWYDE
- a CDS encoding GNAT family N-acetyltransferase; amino-acid sequence: MQFSDELEFTHRDRKDVYEYVERYGSVGYEKARAGLDMEPAAFGHHVAILKRDGIIEQHDDTLTISFESGGKEQFSEDGVEFVIRQAREDDLTGLVGAIREAITDKTYIVAENIADIIDHENVLLRHNDLESRVFFVATVNGDVVGWVHLTSPEIEKLGHTAELTVGVIEAYRGHGIGSHLLQRGLEWANENGYEKVCNSVPSTNEDAIAFLDRHGWETEAVREKHYKIDNEYLDEVMMAVNL